TCATGGGACTCGGGGCGACGGTCAGGGGGTGTTTGCTTCACACCTGAGTCCCCGGCCGCGTGATTTTACGCAGGCCCGTTTTCGCTACCGTTCGACCCCGACCGGCCAGCTGCCGACCGATGAGGATGTATACCGCTCGGTGGCCCACGGCTTGGCCGGCAGCGGGATGCCCGCGTTTCAGGCTTTTCTGAGCCCGGCCGACATCCGCGACGTGGTGGCTTATATAAAGCGGTTTTCTGCTCGCTTTGAACGCGACCCCGCTCCGCGTCCCCTGGCTCTGCCGGTTCCTCCGGCGGTCTCTGCCGAGCGTATCGCGCGCGGGGCGCGGCTCTACGGGGACTCGGGCTGCACGAGCTGTCACGGCGACAGCGGCAAGGGCGACGGCCGCTCCGGCCAAGACCTGAAAACCTCTGAGGGAGAGCCGATCACGCCTCGGGATTTGACGGATAAATGGCGCTTTCGCGGCGGCTTCAGTCCCCAGGCGGTGTTTCAGCGCCTGATGACCGGTATGGATGGTTCCTCAATGGCGTCGTACCGCGACGCCCTGACCGAAGACCAGACGTGGGATCTGGTCTTTTACGTGCTTGACCTGTCGCCTCAGGACAGGCCGCAGGCACGAGACACGACAACCACACTCAGGAGGTCTGGATGGGAAAACTTGATGGCCGGACGGCAATAATCACGGGCGGAGCGAGCGGGATCGGCGCAGCAACGGTGCGGCTGTTTGTCGAACAGGGCGCCCGCGTTTTGATCGCCGACCTCCAGGAGGAAAAGGGACAGGAGCTGGCCGCCAGCCTGGGGCAAGATACCGCTTTCCTGAAGGTGAACGTGACCCGCGAGGCCGAGGTCAGCGGGGCGATTGATACGGTCGTGTCGCGCTGGGGCCGGCTCGACTGTGTGTATAACAACGCGGGCTTTGGGGGCGCCTTGGGGCCGATTGAGACGACCCCGGTTGAAGAGTACGACATGACCTTTGACGTGCTGCTCAAGAGCGTCTTTCTGGGCATGAAGCACGCCGCGCCGGTCATGAAGCGCCAGCGCACGGGCAGCATCATCAGCACGGCCAGCGCGGCCGGTCTGGAGGCCGGCATGGCGCCCCACCTGTACAGCGTGGCCAAGGCCGGGGTCGTGCAGCTGACCAAGTCGGTGGCCCTTGAGCTGGGCGAGTACGGGATCCGGGTCAACTGCATTTGTCCGGGCGCGATCGTGACCCCGCTGGCGGTTGGCCGGCCCGAG
This window of the Desulfurellaceae bacterium genome carries:
- a CDS encoding SDR family oxidoreductase → MGKLDGRTAIITGGASGIGAATVRLFVEQGARVLIADLQEEKGQELAASLGQDTAFLKVNVTREAEVSGAIDTVVSRWGRLDCVYNNAGFGGALGPIETTPVEEYDMTFDVLLKSVFLGMKHAAPVMKRQRTGSIISTASAAGLEAGMAPHLYSVAKAGVVQLTKSVALELGEYGIRVNCICPGAIVTPLAVGRPEPRAEQVQALRDNAARMHALNRVGEPEEIARAALWLASDDSSFVTGQALAVDGGVTAGRPWRNLPEFQRTPHPIRMYRLPEE